Below is a window of Nocardia asteroides DNA.
CGGTACCGCTCGCCGCGTGTACCCGACCCGGCGCCGCTGCGTCTGGTCCATCGTGACCGCGTCATCCTGCGGATCTTCGCCGCGCAGTCGCTGCGCACCCGCGGTCCGCCGCTCGCGATTCCTTTCTGAACTTTTCCCTCACCCGGTGCGCGGTTCTCGCCGTGCGCTGTCGCGCGTCTTCGCCGGACCGATCGGACTCGATGTCGGTTCGCCGCCGGACGTGCGTGCACAGCGCCCTCGAACCGCACCCGTGTGCACCGCCGTCGCCCCCGGACGCAGCACGTGCTGCCGCCCGGGCGAGGCTGTGCACCCTTCGGCGCGCCGGGTTCCCGTACTCCAGAAACGAATCACGATGAGCATCACGGACACCCGTCCGGCCGAGGACGAACCCGTCTCGGCACCACCGGTCTCCGGTGGACGTCCCCGCTCCGGCGCCCGCCGGGGCCTCCGTCTCTATCCGCTGGCCCTGCGCCTGCACTTCTACGCGGGCATCTTCGTCGCCCCGTTCATCCTGATCGCGGCGCTCACCGGCGCGCTCTACGCGATCGCACCGACCATCGAGGGGTTCGTCTCGCGCGATCTGCTCCAGGTCGACACCTCCGGCCCCGCCCAGCCGCTGTCGGCCCAGGTCGGCGCCGCCGTGGCCACCACACCGGACCTCACCCTGGTCGCCGTGGCCCCCGCGCCCGCCGACGGGGAGACCACCCGGGTGCTGTTCAACGACCCCACACTCGGTGATTCCGAGCGGCTCTCGGTGTTCGTCGACCCACACACCGCCCAGCCGGTCGGCGAGTCGGTGGTCTACGGCAGCGGCGGCGCGCTGCCGCTGCGGACCTGGATCAGCGAATTCCATCGCAGCCTGCACCTGGGCGAGACCGGCCGGCTCTACAGCGAGCTCGCCGCGTCCTGGCTGTGGGTGATCGCCCTGTTCGGGCTGGTGCTGTGGGTGCACCGGGTGCGCAAGCGCCGGGCCCGGCGCTCGGCCGGATGGCTGCTCGCGCCGGATCTGTCCGAGCCCAAGCGGCGCAAGCTGAACTGGCACGGCGCGATCGGTGTGTGGATCCTGCCGGTGGCGGTGCTGCTGTCGGCGACCGGCATCACCTGGTCGGCCTACGCGGGTGAGAACGTCACCGCGCTGCGCGAGGAGATGAGCTGGACCACGCCCGCGGTGAACGTGAAGCTGCCCGGCGCGGCCGGTCCGGCGCAGTCGGCGGGCGGGGATCACCACAGCGCGGGCCACACCGCGCCCGCCCCGGTCGATGCCACGGCCCGGATCGCCCAGCTCGACACCGTGTGGGCGACCGCGCGGGTCAACGGCATCGATCAGGCCGCCGAGATCGCGATCCCGGCGCAGCCGGAGAAGGCGTTCGCCGTCAAGGAACTGCGCAAGTCCGGCACCTACAGCATCGACTCGGTGGCCGTCGACGGCACCGGCACGGTCACCGACCGGCTGGCCTTCGCCGATTGGCCGCTGATGGCCAAGCTGACCAACTGGGGCATCGCCTTCCACATGGGTCTGCTGTTCGGGCTGCCGAACCAGCTGCTGCTGCTCGCGGTGGCGCTGGGCCTGTGCGCGCTGATCGTGCTGGGCTACCTGATGTGGTGGAAGCGTCGTCCGACCCGGGCGACGAGCCGTTTCGCGGTCGGCACCGCGCCCCGTCGCGGTGTGCTGCGCAAGACCTCGCTGTGGCTCACGGTCCCGCTGGTCGCGGCCGCGCTGCTGATCGGCTGGTTCATCCCGCTGATCGGCGTGAGCCTGCTCGGCTTCCTGCTGATCGATCTCGGTCTGGGACTCGCCGCGCGCGCCACCCCTGCCGCCTGACCCACTCCCCCACACGGCGCGGCGAAAACGCCACGCCGACACAACTTTTCCCGTTCGCGGGTGCCGT
It encodes the following:
- a CDS encoding PepSY-associated TM helix domain-containing protein, with translation MSITDTRPAEDEPVSAPPVSGGRPRSGARRGLRLYPLALRLHFYAGIFVAPFILIAALTGALYAIAPTIEGFVSRDLLQVDTSGPAQPLSAQVGAAVATTPDLTLVAVAPAPADGETTRVLFNDPTLGDSERLSVFVDPHTAQPVGESVVYGSGGALPLRTWISEFHRSLHLGETGRLYSELAASWLWVIALFGLVLWVHRVRKRRARRSAGWLLAPDLSEPKRRKLNWHGAIGVWILPVAVLLSATGITWSAYAGENVTALREEMSWTTPAVNVKLPGAAGPAQSAGGDHHSAGHTAPAPVDATARIAQLDTVWATARVNGIDQAAEIAIPAQPEKAFAVKELRKSGTYSIDSVAVDGTGTVTDRLAFADWPLMAKLTNWGIAFHMGLLFGLPNQLLLLAVALGLCALIVLGYLMWWKRRPTRATSRFAVGTAPRRGVLRKTSLWLTVPLVAAALLIGWFIPLIGVSLLGFLLIDLGLGLAARATPAA